In Anaerobacillus isosaccharinicus, one genomic interval encodes:
- a CDS encoding 50S ribosomal protein L25/general stress protein Ctc — protein MGTMLKANSREDLKGSSLRKLRNQGSVPAVVYGKDLASKAISIDEIEFLKTLKVTGKNGIISLAADGETYDVITHDIQKEKLKGNIIHIDFYKVDMASKMDANVAIHLVGEAMGVKDGGVIQQTLYEVSVRSLPGDIPESIEIDISDMRVGDSLQVRNLPKFDKYEINNEPEEGIMSILPPTLGNEPDEQQEMEDKEEVQAEKENTAQEE, from the coding sequence ATGGGTACTATGTTAAAAGCTAATAGTCGTGAAGATTTAAAAGGTTCATCTTTAAGAAAGCTCCGAAATCAAGGAAGTGTTCCCGCTGTAGTTTATGGAAAAGATTTAGCTAGTAAAGCAATTTCTATAGACGAAATAGAGTTCTTAAAAACTTTAAAAGTAACAGGGAAAAATGGAATTATTTCTCTAGCAGCTGATGGAGAAACTTACGATGTGATAACCCATGATATTCAAAAAGAAAAACTAAAGGGTAACATTATTCATATCGATTTTTATAAAGTGGATATGGCTTCGAAAATGGATGCGAATGTCGCTATTCATTTAGTTGGAGAGGCTATGGGCGTTAAGGATGGCGGGGTTATTCAACAAACATTGTATGAAGTGTCTGTTCGTTCACTACCAGGTGATATTCCAGAATCTATCGAAATCGATATTAGTGATATGAGGGTTGGTGACTCGCTACAAGTTAGAAATTTACCAAAATTCGATAAGTATGAAATAAATAATGAACCTGAAGAAGGTATTATGTCAATCTTACCTCCTACTTTAGGTAATGAACCAGACGAACAGCAGGAAATGGAAGACAAAGAAGAAGTACAAGCTGAAAAGGAAAATACAGCTCAAGAAGAATAA